One window of Magallana gigas chromosome 2, xbMagGiga1.1, whole genome shotgun sequence genomic DNA carries:
- the LOC105325687 gene encoding uncharacterized protein isoform X1 — protein MWPMGLLFEYIKMDQPTLQELTEHGQKFELKGSDLQKFIRDQQAHYRELRAAEREREKEAREYELKKQTLEMDRIKMQEEQGKAELESKYRATIFHLEQQLKETKVDIASYSSAKIPKMPFFDEVKDGIDSYLRRFERYAEAQKWKPDTWAVNLSALFRGRALDVYALLPQEQALNYDALKTSLLKRFERTEDGFRQRFRMCRPESVLSGRKESTTEPRNGSPNIQRDQKEQKSTKDAATTEKQVRCYKCSKIGHASFQCPQQRSRPREDSRSGHPYQTPGKCSAFTSVTTTTSVSNPKTDGLVSTSSCNVTAALENMPTCDGRLNEHSVSVLRDTGCNGVVVRKDLICDSQLTGKCRECVLADGSKIKVPVACGSIDTPYFIGEVEAWCLKLT, from the exons atgtggcccatgggcctcttgtttgagtATATTAAGATGGACCAACCAACGTTACAAGAATTAACGGAACACGGACAGAAATTTGAACTCAAGGGATCAGATCTCCAGAAGTTCATACGAGATCAGCAAGCACACTATCGGGAGTTACGAGCTGCAGAGAGAGAACGGGAAAAGGAAGCGAGGGAGTACGAGTTGAAGAAGCAGACTCTAGAGATGGATAGAATTAAGATGCAGGAAGAACAAGGTAAAGCGGAGCTTGAGAGTAAGTACCGTGCTACTATTTTTCATTTAGAGCAACAGTTGAAAGAGACAAAGGTTGATATTGCAAGTTATTCATCTGCTAAAATTCCTAAGATGCCATTTTTTGACGAAGTTAAAGATGGCATAGATTCTTACCTTCGGCGGTTCGAGCGATATGCAGAGGCACAGAAGTGGAAACCAGATACATGGGCAGTCAATCTCAGCGCACTGTTTCGTGGTCGAGCCCTCGATGTTTATGCTTTGCTGCCTCAGGAACAAGCTCTCAACTATGATGCTCTGAAAACATCGCTGTTGAAACGATTTGAAAGAACAGAGGACGGATTTCGTCAACGATTTCGTATGTGTCGACCTGAATCAG TACTTTCTGGCAGGAAAGAGTCTACTACTGAACCAAGGAACGGATCACCAAATATACAGAGAGACCAGAAGGAACAGAAAAGTACGAAAGATGCAGCAACAACAGAAAAACAGGTACGCTGTTACAAATGTTCCAAGATAGGACATGCTTCATTCCAGTGTCCACAGCAACGTTCACGACCTAGAGAAGATTCGCGGAGCGGACATCCCTACCAAACACCAGGTAAATGTTCAGCATTTACTTCCGTAACTACAACAACGTCTGTCTCGAATCCAAAGACTGATGGTTTAGTTAGTACATCTTCTTGCAATGTGACAGCTGCTTTAGAGAACATGCCTACTTGTGATGGTAGACTAAATGAACATTCAGTTAGTGTGTTAAGAGACACGGGTTGTAACGGTGTAGTGGTTCGTAAAGACTTGATTTGTGATTCACAGTTGACTGGCAAGTGTCGAGAGTGTGTTCTTGCAGATGGATCCAAGATAAAAGTACCAGTTGCGTGCGGGAGTATTGATACACCTTACTTTATAGGAGAAGTTGAAGCATGGtgtttaaagctgacatga
- the LOC105325687 gene encoding uncharacterized protein isoform X8 — protein sequence MRILRELWTKEVTDPDIKTTYQYVVDLKDRLQSTCELAKENQQKSSQRYRTYYNKRARQRDMKEESDDEVEETRVKETTFPEIEDNESDVEVEETRVKETTFPEIEDNVDTPDTEQDSFDMGDLPPPPPPLPSLNESISNDFPPPPFIEMMGNMTVDMGTPLEEGPQADEPLPSPPRLPLESVQRVPMSDLCATCGKKGRRGLLWLCCDACQQWYHRSCAGISVQAYKTIGGNPWNCRHCH from the exons ATGCGAATTCTTCGTGAGCTATGGACAAAAGAGGTAACAGATCCTGATATTAAAACAACTTATCAGTATGTTGTAGATTTAAAAGATCGTCTTCAGTCAACATGTGAGTTAGCCAAAGAGAATCAGCAGAAATCGTCACAGAGATATCGCACCTACTACAACAAACGGGCGAGACAGCGAGACATGAAAGAAG AATCTGACGATGAAGTGGAAGAAACCAGAGTGAAGGAAACAACCTTCCCAGAGATCGAGGACAATG AATCTGACGTTGAAGTGGAAGAAACCAGAGTGAAGGAAACAACCTTCCCAGAGATCGAGGACAATG TAGATACCCCGGACACGGAACAGGATTCTTTTGACATGGGTGACCTCCCTCCACCACCACCACCTCTACCATCACTAAATGAGTCCATCTCGAATGATTTTCCACCCCCACCATTCATTGAAATGATGGGGAATATGACAGTAGACATGGGCACCCCATTAGAAGAAGGACCTCAAGCAGATGAGCCCCTCCCCTCCCCACCCAGACTGCCTCTGGAGTCTGTTCAGAGGGTACCGATGAGT gacCTTTGTGCCACTTGTGGGAAGAAAGGGAGAAGAGGTCTCCTTTGGCTTTGCTGCGATGCATGCCAGCAGTGGTACCATCGGAGTTGTGCAGGGATCTCCGTACAAGCGTACAAGACCATCGGAGGAAATCCCTGGAACTGCAGACATTGCCACTGA
- the LOC105325687 gene encoding protein enabled homolog isoform X6, whose protein sequence is MWPMGLLFEYIKMDQPTLQELTEHGQKFELKGSDLQKFIRDQQAHYRELRAAEREREKEAREYELKKQTLEMDRIKMQEEQESDDEVEETRVKETTFPEIEDNESDVEVEETRVKETTFPEIEDNVDTPDTEQDSFDMGDLPPPPPPLPSLNESISNDFPPPPFIEMMGNMTVDMGTPLEEGPQADEPLPSPPRLPLESVQRVPMSDLCATCGKKGRRGLLWLCCDACQQWYHRSCAGISVQAYKTIGGNPWNCRHCH, encoded by the exons atgtggcccatgggcctcttgtttgagtATATTAAGATGGACCAACCAACGTTACAAGAATTAACGGAACACGGACAGAAATTTGAACTCAAGGGATCAGATCTCCAGAAGTTCATACGAGATCAGCAAGCACACTATCGGGAGTTACGAGCTGCAGAGAGAGAACGGGAAAAGGAAGCGAGGGAGTACGAGTTGAAGAAGCAGACTCTAGAGATGGATAGAATTAAGATGCAGGAAGAACAAG AATCTGACGATGAAGTGGAAGAAACCAGAGTGAAGGAAACAACCTTCCCAGAGATCGAGGACAATG AATCTGACGTTGAAGTGGAAGAAACCAGAGTGAAGGAAACAACCTTCCCAGAGATCGAGGACAATG TAGATACCCCGGACACGGAACAGGATTCTTTTGACATGGGTGACCTCCCTCCACCACCACCACCTCTACCATCACTAAATGAGTCCATCTCGAATGATTTTCCACCCCCACCATTCATTGAAATGATGGGGAATATGACAGTAGACATGGGCACCCCATTAGAAGAAGGACCTCAAGCAGATGAGCCCCTCCCCTCCCCACCCAGACTGCCTCTGGAGTCTGTTCAGAGGGTACCGATGAGT gacCTTTGTGCCACTTGTGGGAAGAAAGGGAGAAGAGGTCTCCTTTGGCTTTGCTGCGATGCATGCCAGCAGTGGTACCATCGGAGTTGTGCAGGGATCTCCGTACAAGCGTACAAGACCATCGGAGGAAATCCCTGGAACTGCAGACATTGCCACTGA
- the LOC105325687 gene encoding uncharacterized protein isoform X7 → MWPMGLLFEYIKMDQPTLQELTEHGQKFELKGSDLQKFIRDQQAHYRELRAAEREREKEAREYELKKQTLEMDRIKMQEEQGKAELESKYRATIFHLEQQLKETKVDIASYSSAKIPKMPFFDEVKDGIDSYLRRFERYAEAQKWKPDTWAVNLSALFRGRALDVYALLPQEQALNYDALKTSLLKRFERTEDGFRQRFRMCRPESGKSLLLNQGTDHQIYRETRRNRKVRKMQQQQKNRYAVTNVPR, encoded by the exons atgtggcccatgggcctcttgtttgagtATATTAAGATGGACCAACCAACGTTACAAGAATTAACGGAACACGGACAGAAATTTGAACTCAAGGGATCAGATCTCCAGAAGTTCATACGAGATCAGCAAGCACACTATCGGGAGTTACGAGCTGCAGAGAGAGAACGGGAAAAGGAAGCGAGGGAGTACGAGTTGAAGAAGCAGACTCTAGAGATGGATAGAATTAAGATGCAGGAAGAACAAGGTAAAGCGGAGCTTGAGAGTAAGTACCGTGCTACTATTTTTCATTTAGAGCAACAGTTGAAAGAGACAAAGGTTGATATTGCAAGTTATTCATCTGCTAAAATTCCTAAGATGCCATTTTTTGACGAAGTTAAAGATGGCATAGATTCTTACCTTCGGCGGTTCGAGCGATATGCAGAGGCACAGAAGTGGAAACCAGATACATGGGCAGTCAATCTCAGCGCACTGTTTCGTGGTCGAGCCCTCGATGTTTATGCTTTGCTGCCTCAGGAACAAGCTCTCAACTATGATGCTCTGAAAACATCGCTGTTGAAACGATTTGAAAGAACAGAGGACGGATTTCGTCAACGATTTCGTATGTGTCGACCTGAATCAG GAAAGAGTCTACTACTGAACCAAGGAACGGATCACCAAATATACAGAGAGACCAGAAGGAACAGAAAAGTACGAAAGATGCAGCAACAACAGAAAAACAGGTACGCTGTTACAAATGTTCCAAGATAG
- the LOC105325687 gene encoding transcription factor 19 isoform X10 codes for MDKRESDDEVEETRVKETTFPEIEDNESDVEVEETRVKETTFPEIEDNVDTPDTEQDSFDMGDLPPPPPPLPSLNESISNDFPPPPFIEMMGNMTVDMGTPLEEGPQADEPLPSPPRLPLESVQRVPMSDLCATCGKKGRRGLLWLCCDACQQWYHRSCAGISVQAYKTIGGNPWNCRHCH; via the exons ATGGACAAAAGAG AATCTGACGATGAAGTGGAAGAAACCAGAGTGAAGGAAACAACCTTCCCAGAGATCGAGGACAATG AATCTGACGTTGAAGTGGAAGAAACCAGAGTGAAGGAAACAACCTTCCCAGAGATCGAGGACAATG TAGATACCCCGGACACGGAACAGGATTCTTTTGACATGGGTGACCTCCCTCCACCACCACCACCTCTACCATCACTAAATGAGTCCATCTCGAATGATTTTCCACCCCCACCATTCATTGAAATGATGGGGAATATGACAGTAGACATGGGCACCCCATTAGAAGAAGGACCTCAAGCAGATGAGCCCCTCCCCTCCCCACCCAGACTGCCTCTGGAGTCTGTTCAGAGGGTACCGATGAGT gacCTTTGTGCCACTTGTGGGAAGAAAGGGAGAAGAGGTCTCCTTTGGCTTTGCTGCGATGCATGCCAGCAGTGGTACCATCGGAGTTGTGCAGGGATCTCCGTACAAGCGTACAAGACCATCGGAGGAAATCCCTGGAACTGCAGACATTGCCACTGA
- the LOC105325687 gene encoding uncharacterized protein isoform X5: protein MWPMGLLFEYIKMDQPTLQELTEHGQKFELKGSDLQKFIRDQQAHYRELRAAEREREKEAREYELKKQTLEMDRIKMQEEQGKAELESKYRATIFHLEQQLKETKVDIASYSSAKIPKMPFFDEVKDGIDSYLRRFERYAEAQKWKPDTWAVNLSALFRGRALDVYALLPQEQALNYDALKTSLLKRFERTEDGFRQRFRMCRPESVLSGRKESTTEPRNGSPNIQRDQKEQKSTKDAATTEKQVRCYKCSKIGHASFQCPQQRSRPREDSRSGHPYQTPVDWQVSRVCSCRWIQDKSTSCVREY, encoded by the exons atgtggcccatgggcctcttgtttgagtATATTAAGATGGACCAACCAACGTTACAAGAATTAACGGAACACGGACAGAAATTTGAACTCAAGGGATCAGATCTCCAGAAGTTCATACGAGATCAGCAAGCACACTATCGGGAGTTACGAGCTGCAGAGAGAGAACGGGAAAAGGAAGCGAGGGAGTACGAGTTGAAGAAGCAGACTCTAGAGATGGATAGAATTAAGATGCAGGAAGAACAAGGTAAAGCGGAGCTTGAGAGTAAGTACCGTGCTACTATTTTTCATTTAGAGCAACAGTTGAAAGAGACAAAGGTTGATATTGCAAGTTATTCATCTGCTAAAATTCCTAAGATGCCATTTTTTGACGAAGTTAAAGATGGCATAGATTCTTACCTTCGGCGGTTCGAGCGATATGCAGAGGCACAGAAGTGGAAACCAGATACATGGGCAGTCAATCTCAGCGCACTGTTTCGTGGTCGAGCCCTCGATGTTTATGCTTTGCTGCCTCAGGAACAAGCTCTCAACTATGATGCTCTGAAAACATCGCTGTTGAAACGATTTGAAAGAACAGAGGACGGATTTCGTCAACGATTTCGTATGTGTCGACCTGAATCAG TACTTTCTGGCAGGAAAGAGTCTACTACTGAACCAAGGAACGGATCACCAAATATACAGAGAGACCAGAAGGAACAGAAAAGTACGAAAGATGCAGCAACAACAGAAAAACAGGTACGCTGTTACAAATGTTCCAAGATAGGACATGCTTCATTCCAGTGTCCACAGCAACGTTCACGACCTAGAGAAGATTCGCGGAGCGGACATCCCTACCAAACACCAG TTGACTGGCAAGTGTCGAGAGTGTGTTCTTGCAGATGGATCCAAGATAAAAGTACCAGTTGCGTGCGGGAGTATTGA
- the LOC105325687 gene encoding gypsy retrotransposon integrase-like protein 1 isoform X3 — MQPECFDWKATDRNFLNRYIYPSGSRGAIKSNMAIKCFYEFMSALNNLLYDVIIGNIPDARHPKDPDMRWSPSTANAVLTRQQARHVVKKTKPICVDSIIDSSVSPADILREQEENATLEKIRGLVGKDTDADTKVHFIKNKGMIYRTFQSSNVKNGKKLTQLIVPKKFRTKVLTLAHEAPMSGHLGISRTIDRVLAEFYWPGVQSDVRRFCQSCDICQRTTPNGRTTKVPLGKMPLIDEPFKRVAVDLVGPIQPATDRGNRYILTLEDFASRYPEAVVLKGIEAERVAEALVEIFCRLGIPVEMPTDMGSQFTSELIAETSRTFISTTDDNTVPPHVQRIGRAF; from the coding sequence atGCAACCTGAATGCTTCGAttggaaagcaaccgaccgtaactttctcaaccggtatatataccccagtggcagtagaggagcgatcaaaTCTAATATGGCGatcaaatgcttttatgaattcatgtcagctttaaataaCCTTTTGTACGATGTAATCATAGGAAATATTCCAGACGCAAGACATCCAAAAGATCCAGATATGAGGTGGAGTCCAAGTACCGCCAATGCAGTTTTAACTAGACAACAAGCTCGCCATGTTGTTAAAAAGACTAAACCAATTTGTGTTGATTCTATTATTGATTCTAGCGTGAGTCCAGCCGACATATTACGAGAACAAGAAGAAAATGCTACTCTGGAAAAGATTCGTGGTTTAGTGGGAAAGGATACAGATGCAGACACCAAAGTTCATTTCATAAAGAATAAAGGTATGATTTATCGAACTTTTCAATCTTCTAATGTTAAAAATGGCAAAAAGCTCACACAGTTAATTGTTCCTAAGAAATTCAGGACGAAAGTCTTAACCCTCGCACACGAAGCTCCGATGTCAGGACACCTAGGCATTAGCAGAACGATTGACAGAGTATTAGCAGAATTCTACTGGCCGGGAGTGCAGTCAGATGTGAGGCGATTTTGTCAGTCATGCGACATTTGTCAGAGGACAACTCCAAACGGTAGGACTACAAAAGTACCTTTGGGTAAGATGCCATTAATTGATGAACCTTTTAAACGTGTTGCTGTAGATCTGGTCGGCCCTATTCAACCAGCAACGGACCGAGGGAACCGGTACATCTTAACCCTGGAAGACTTTGCTTCACGATACCCAGAGGCAGTGGTGCTAAAAGGTATAGAAGCTGAAAGAGTTGCAGAGGCTCTTGTTGAAATCTTTTGTAGACTTGGAATACCTGTCGAGATGCCAACTGATATGGGCAGCCAGTTTACTTCGGAGCTGATAGCTGAGACAAGTCGTACTTTCATTTCGACAACTGACGACAACACCGTACCACCCCATGTGCAACGAATTGGTCGAGCGTTTTAA
- the LOC105325687 gene encoding uncharacterized protein isoform X9, whose protein sequence is MWPMGLLFEYIKMDQPTLQELTEHGQKFELKGSDLQKFIRDQQAHYRELRAAEREREKEAREYELKKQTLEMDRIKMQEEQGKAELESKYRATIFHLEQQLKETKVDIASYSSAKIPKMPFFDEVKDGIDSYLRRFERYAEAQKWKPDTWAVNLSALFRGRALDVYALLPQEQALNYDALKTSLLKRFERTEDGFRQRFRMCRPESERIPKDIDV, encoded by the exons atgtggcccatgggcctcttgtttgagtATATTAAGATGGACCAACCAACGTTACAAGAATTAACGGAACACGGACAGAAATTTGAACTCAAGGGATCAGATCTCCAGAAGTTCATACGAGATCAGCAAGCACACTATCGGGAGTTACGAGCTGCAGAGAGAGAACGGGAAAAGGAAGCGAGGGAGTACGAGTTGAAGAAGCAGACTCTAGAGATGGATAGAATTAAGATGCAGGAAGAACAAGGTAAAGCGGAGCTTGAGAGTAAGTACCGTGCTACTATTTTTCATTTAGAGCAACAGTTGAAAGAGACAAAGGTTGATATTGCAAGTTATTCATCTGCTAAAATTCCTAAGATGCCATTTTTTGACGAAGTTAAAGATGGCATAGATTCTTACCTTCGGCGGTTCGAGCGATATGCAGAGGCACAGAAGTGGAAACCAGATACATGGGCAGTCAATCTCAGCGCACTGTTTCGTGGTCGAGCCCTCGATGTTTATGCTTTGCTGCCTCAGGAACAAGCTCTCAACTATGATGCTCTGAAAACATCGCTGTTGAAACGATTTGAAAGAACAGAGGACGGATTTCGTCAACGATTTCGTATGTGTCGACCTGAATCAG aaCGTATACCCAAAGACATTGATGTGTAG
- the LOC105325687 gene encoding uncharacterized protein isoform X2 — protein MWPMGLLFEYIKMDQPTLQELTEHGQKFELKGSDLQKFIRDQQAHYRELRAAEREREKEAREYELKKQTLEMDRIKMQEEQVKDGIDSYLRRFERYAEAQKWKPDTWAVNLSALFRGRALDVYALLPQEQALNYDALKTSLLKRFERTEDGFRQRFRMCRPESVLSGRKESTTEPRNGSPNIQRDQKEQKSTKDAATTEKQVRCYKCSKIGHASFQCPQQRSRPREDSRSGHPYQTPGKCSAFTSVTTTTSVSNPKTDGLVSTSSCNVTAALENMPTCDGRLNEHSVSVLRDTGCNGVVVRKDLICDSQLTGKCRECVLADGSKIKVPVACGSIDTPYFIGEVEAWCLKLT, from the exons atgtggcccatgggcctcttgtttgagtATATTAAGATGGACCAACCAACGTTACAAGAATTAACGGAACACGGACAGAAATTTGAACTCAAGGGATCAGATCTCCAGAAGTTCATACGAGATCAGCAAGCACACTATCGGGAGTTACGAGCTGCAGAGAGAGAACGGGAAAAGGAAGCGAGGGAGTACGAGTTGAAGAAGCAGACTCTAGAGATGGATAGAATTAAGATGCAGGAAGAACAAG TTAAAGATGGCATAGATTCTTACCTTCGGCGGTTCGAGCGATATGCAGAGGCACAGAAGTGGAAACCAGATACATGGGCAGTCAATCTCAGCGCACTGTTTCGTGGTCGAGCCCTCGATGTTTATGCTTTGCTGCCTCAGGAACAAGCTCTCAACTATGATGCTCTGAAAACATCGCTGTTGAAACGATTTGAAAGAACAGAGGACGGATTTCGTCAACGATTTCGTATGTGTCGACCTGAATCAG TACTTTCTGGCAGGAAAGAGTCTACTACTGAACCAAGGAACGGATCACCAAATATACAGAGAGACCAGAAGGAACAGAAAAGTACGAAAGATGCAGCAACAACAGAAAAACAGGTACGCTGTTACAAATGTTCCAAGATAGGACATGCTTCATTCCAGTGTCCACAGCAACGTTCACGACCTAGAGAAGATTCGCGGAGCGGACATCCCTACCAAACACCAGGTAAATGTTCAGCATTTACTTCCGTAACTACAACAACGTCTGTCTCGAATCCAAAGACTGATGGTTTAGTTAGTACATCTTCTTGCAATGTGACAGCTGCTTTAGAGAACATGCCTACTTGTGATGGTAGACTAAATGAACATTCAGTTAGTGTGTTAAGAGACACGGGTTGTAACGGTGTAGTGGTTCGTAAAGACTTGATTTGTGATTCACAGTTGACTGGCAAGTGTCGAGAGTGTGTTCTTGCAGATGGATCCAAGATAAAAGTACCAGTTGCGTGCGGGAGTATTGATACACCTTACTTTATAGGAGAAGTTGAAGCATGGtgtttaaagctgacatga
- the LOC105325687 gene encoding uncharacterized protein isoform X4, protein MQPECFDWKATDRNFLNRYIYPSGSRGAIKSNMAIKCFYEFMSALNNLLYDVIIGNIPDARHPKDPDMRWSPSTANAVLTRQQARHVVKKTKPICVDSIIDSSVSPADILREQEENATLEKIRGLVGKDTDADTKVHFIKNKESDDEVEETRVKETTFPEIEDNESDVEVEETRVKETTFPEIEDNVDTPDTEQDSFDMGDLPPPPPPLPSLNESISNDFPPPPFIEMMGNMTVDMGTPLEEGPQADEPLPSPPRLPLESVQRVPMSDLCATCGKKGRRGLLWLCCDACQQWYHRSCAGISVQAYKTIGGNPWNCRHCH, encoded by the exons atGCAACCTGAATGCTTCGAttggaaagcaaccgaccgtaactttctcaaccggtatatataccccagtggcagtagaggagcgatcaaaTCTAATATGGCGatcaaatgcttttatgaattcatgtcagctttaaataaCCTTTTGTACGATGTAATCATAGGAAATATTCCAGACGCAAGACATCCAAAAGATCCAGATATGAGGTGGAGTCCAAGTACCGCCAATGCAGTTTTAACTAGACAACAAGCTCGCCATGTTGTTAAAAAGACTAAACCAATTTGTGTTGATTCTATTATTGATTCTAGCGTGAGTCCAGCCGACATATTACGAGAACAAGAAGAAAATGCTACTCTGGAAAAGATTCGTGGTTTAGTGGGAAAGGATACAGATGCAGACACCAAAGTTCATTTCATAAAGAATAAAG AATCTGACGATGAAGTGGAAGAAACCAGAGTGAAGGAAACAACCTTCCCAGAGATCGAGGACAATG AATCTGACGTTGAAGTGGAAGAAACCAGAGTGAAGGAAACAACCTTCCCAGAGATCGAGGACAATG TAGATACCCCGGACACGGAACAGGATTCTTTTGACATGGGTGACCTCCCTCCACCACCACCACCTCTACCATCACTAAATGAGTCCATCTCGAATGATTTTCCACCCCCACCATTCATTGAAATGATGGGGAATATGACAGTAGACATGGGCACCCCATTAGAAGAAGGACCTCAAGCAGATGAGCCCCTCCCCTCCCCACCCAGACTGCCTCTGGAGTCTGTTCAGAGGGTACCGATGAGT gacCTTTGTGCCACTTGTGGGAAGAAAGGGAGAAGAGGTCTCCTTTGGCTTTGCTGCGATGCATGCCAGCAGTGGTACCATCGGAGTTGTGCAGGGATCTCCGTACAAGCGTACAAGACCATCGGAGGAAATCCCTGGAACTGCAGACATTGCCACTGA